Proteins from a single region of Aerococcus viridans:
- the pth gene encoding aminoacyl-tRNA hydrolase: MKLIVGLGNPGKKYEDTRHNIGFIALDEWAYQHNETFNKTGFKGEYFETFVNGEKVIFLKPTTFMNNSGEAVGAMAHYYSIPVEDILVVYDDLDMDPGRIRLRQKGSAGGHNGVKSLIAHLGTDKIRRIKLGIGHPGKDGTVVNHVLSRFPKEDHTPMLTATRAAVEAIDYWLAGHSFEETMTNYNN; the protein is encoded by the coding sequence ATCCAGGTAAGAAATATGAGGATACACGACATAATATCGGTTTTATTGCCTTAGATGAATGGGCCTACCAACATAATGAGACCTTCAACAAAACAGGCTTTAAAGGGGAATACTTTGAAACTTTTGTTAACGGAGAGAAAGTGATTTTCCTAAAACCGACTACCTTTATGAACAATTCAGGAGAAGCGGTTGGCGCGATGGCCCACTACTATTCTATTCCAGTTGAGGATATCCTAGTGGTTTATGATGATTTAGATATGGATCCAGGCCGGATTCGTTTACGTCAAAAGGGTTCTGCTGGTGGACATAACGGTGTGAAATCACTGATTGCCCACCTTGGCACCGACAAAATTCGTCGCATTAAATTAGGCATCGGCCATCCGGGTAAGGACGGGACCGTTGTGAACCACGTCCTATCAAGATTTCCAAAAGAAGACCATACCCCAATGCTTACAGCTACGCGTGCAGCTGTTGAAGCTATTGATTACTGGTTAGCGGGTCATTCTTTCGAGGAAACTATGACCAACTACAATAACTAG